A DNA window from Taeniopygia guttata chromosome 8, bTaeGut7.mat, whole genome shotgun sequence contains the following coding sequences:
- the RAD54L gene encoding DNA repair and recombination protein RAD54-like → MRRSLAPSQLAKRKAGDGDEEEEEEDWQPPTDRKRQKAAAETESGECYRSPFRKPLAQLTNRPHCLDSSQHEAFIRSILSKPFKVPIPNYKGPLGLRSLGVKRAGLRGPLHDPFEEGALVLYEPPVLSAHDQLKIDKDKAPVHVVVDPVLSRVLRPHQREGVKFLWDCVTSRRIPGSHGCIMADEMGLGKTLQCITLMWTLLRQSPDCKPEIEKAVVVSPSSLVRNWYNEVEKWLGGRIQPLAIDGGSKEEIDRKLVGFMSQHGVRVPSPILIISYETFRLHAEVLQKGSVGLVICDEGHRLKNSENQTYQALNSLNTPRRVLISGTPIQNDLLEYFSLVHFVNSGILGTAQEFKRHFEMPILKGRDADASEAERHKGEERLKELISIVNRCLIRRTSDILSKYLPVKIEQVVCCRLTPLQTELYKNFLKQAKPVEELKEGKISVSSLSSITSLKKLCNHPALIYDKCVEEEEGFMGALGLFPSGYSTKSVEPQLSGKMLVLDYILAVTKSTSNDKVVLVSNYTQTLDLFEKLCRSRRYLYVRLDGTMSIKKRAKIVERFNSPSSPEFIFMLSSKAGGCGLNLIGANRLVMFDPDWNPANDEQAMARVWRDGQKKMCYIYRLLSTGTIEEKIFQRQTHKKALSSCVVDEEQDVERHFSLGELKELFTLNETTTSDTHDKIKCRRCVNGHQVRPPPDGSDCTSDLSQWHHCADRRGLQDSVLKAAWDAAVTFTFHHHSHEEQRGIP, encoded by the exons AGGAGGAGCCTGGCCCCCAGCCAGCTGGCCAAGAGGAAGGCGGGCGATggagatgaggaagaggaggaggaggactgGCAGCCCCCGACG GACCGGAAGAGGCAGAAGGCAGCTGCTGAGACAGAGAGTGGAGAATGCTACCGGTCACCTTTCCGCAAACCCTTGGCTCAGCTGACCAACAGACCCCACTGCCTGGACAGCAGTCAGCAT GAGGCTTTTATCCGCAGTATTTTGTCCAAACCCTTCAAAGTCCCCATTCCAAATTACAAAG GGCCCCTGGGCTTGCGCTCGCTGGGAGTCAAACGGGCAGGACTGAGGGGTCCTCTCCATGACCCATTTGAGGAGGGAGCTCTGGTTCTGTACGAGCCCCCGGTTCTGAGTGCCCATGACCAGCTGAAAATAGACAA ggacaaggcacctgtCCATGTTGTGGTGGATCCTGTCCTCAGCCGTGTTTTACGACCCCATCAGAGAGAA GGGGTGAAATTCCTCTGGGACTGTGTGACGAGCCGGCGGATCCCTGGGAGCCATGGCTGTATCATGGCAGATGAAATGGGGCTGGGCAAAACTCTCCAGTGCATCACGCTCATGTGGACACTTCTCCGGCAAAGCCCGGACTGCAAGCCTGAAATTGAGAAAGCCGTGGTGGTGTCTCCCTCCAGCCTGGTGAGAAACTGGTACAATGAAGTAGAGAAATGGCTGGGGGGAAGGATCCAGCCACTGGCCATTGATGGAGGCTCCAAAGAAGAGATTGACCGTAAACTAG TTGGCTTTATGAGCCAGCATGGTGTGCGAGTGCCTTCACCCATCCTGATTATCTCCTATGAGACCTTCCGACTGCACGCTGAGGTGCTGCAGAAGGGCAGCGTTGGGCTGGTCATATGTGATGAG GGCCACAGACTGAAGAACTCTGAAAACCAAACTTACCAGGCTCTCAACAGCTTAAACACACCTCGACGAGTCCTTATCTCGGGCACCCCTATTCAGAATGACCTGCTGGAGTATTTCAGCCTGGTGCACTTTGTCAATTCGGGCATCCTGG GAACCGCACAGgaatttaaaagacattttgaaatgCCTATCTTGAAAGGAAGAGATGCAGATGCAAGTGAAGCTGAGCGACACAAGGGAGAAGAGAGGCTTAAAGAGCTGATCAGTATTGTGAACAG gTGTTTAATTCGGAGAACTTCAGACATCCTGTCCAAATACCTGCCAGTGAAGATTGAACAGGTGGTCTGCTGCAG ACTGACACCTCTACAAACTGAGCTGTACAAGAACTTCCTGAAGCAAGCCAAGCCAGTGGAGGAGCTGAAGGAGGGCAAAATCAGTGTTTCATCTCTCTCTTCCATCACGTCCTTGAAGAAGCTCTGTAATC ATCCTGCTCTTATCTATGATAAGTGcgtggaagaggaagaaggattTATGGGAGCCCTGGGCTTGTTCCCTTCTGGCTACAGCACCAAATCTGTGGAGCCCCAGCTTTCAG gaaagatgCTGGTTTTGGATTACATCCTTGCTGTTACCAAAAGCACCAGTAATGACAAGGTGGTTTTAGTGTCTAACTACACTCAGACACTGGATCTATTTGAAAAGCTCTGCCGGAGCAGAAG GTATCTGTATGTCCGGCTGGACGGCACCATGTCCATTAAAAAGAGAGCGAAGATCGTGGAGCGGTTCAACAGCCCCTCG AGCCCCGAGTTCATCTTCATGTTGAGCAGCAAAGCAGGTGGCTGTGGTTTGAACCTGATTGGGGCCAACAGGCTGGTGATGTTCGACCCCGACTGGAACCCGGCCAATGATGAGCAGGCCATGGCTCGTGTGTGGCGGGACGGCCAGAAGAAGATGTGCTACATCTACCGACTGCTCTCG ACAGGGACCATAGAGGAGAAGATATTCCAGCGCCAGACCCACAAGaaagccctgagcagctgcGTGGTGGATGAAGAGCAGGATGTAGAAAGGCATTTCTCCCTTGGGGAGCTGAAGGAGCTCTTCACGTTGAATGAGACCACCACCAGTGACACCCATGACAA